Proteins from a single region of Magnetococcales bacterium:
- a CDS encoding HAMP domain-containing protein, translating into MSLQWRLSILVSLIITLQVILTMVIQETVVTPRFTSLEQKEAAKNLDRVIEAIHREGNHVSLLATDWAAWEDAYEFVHNPTQAFIASNLSPELFAGIHANLIYFYDLQGTLVWGKYYDPKKKEFVPWPDLPTRIDDSLRSLITHKSESDAHVALFMSSTGPMLLAARPIVHTGFVGPIRGTLMMARQLDERLVEELIHQTHVPFQVFAADRDGHFAETERPIVKHLMAGNPSLWRDEGEDRRIGHALLRDFHGRPGILIRAETTREISHEGHAAYWSTLVSNLIQGMVMLALLLTALHRLVIRPLIHLNAQISTVATQGDLTQRTNLDRNDEIGTLARQFDRLITNLADIVGKIHLHAHTLETSVKALESSKETLEKDAQASQTLAVETIAAYRILEADMETIRQAVTITNQEVAGMTTATGGLGANLENITRATSQAGLQIDAMETSARAITGHIDGVRDNLDQVEGSIQSISVAITDLAESLAEVRNQSGATARESEQARRHADTANEVTQRLSHSATSIGQVVEVINNIAEQTNMLALNASIEAAGAGSAGAGFSVVADEVKVLAQKTAQATEMISERIQDIQDISRDNGRAFSAVTTSIDRIHRGNQTIAIAVKLQSDRLDDISRAIGGVTQASGAVLDRVGELGNAALDVTRSVAQVVQDTREIARSVDEASNEAKRLVEQSGTMDKTARQMHESTLRGTETTTLAHQRLDAIIRQIHLLTGMIHRMAHLVATTATPGHHLLEAAQTLDIGPAPFDVGSIKSRILELSAPVEQQPGPETDPPAPTHHFEAFDRDVAQILLETCTHAGLPREPFVEAFAELKNILHNPGEDTDDSSARIQARIFSLIDALYLHCLGLSRK; encoded by the coding sequence ATGTCCTTGCAATGGCGACTATCCATCCTCGTATCCCTGATCATCACCCTTCAAGTCATCCTGACCATGGTGATCCAGGAAACCGTGGTCACGCCGCGATTCACCTCGCTGGAACAAAAGGAGGCGGCAAAGAATCTCGACCGGGTCATCGAGGCGATTCACAGGGAAGGAAATCACGTCTCCCTCCTTGCGACCGACTGGGCCGCCTGGGAAGACGCCTATGAATTCGTTCACAACCCGACCCAGGCGTTCATCGCCTCCAACCTGAGCCCGGAACTCTTTGCGGGAATTCATGCCAACCTGATCTATTTTTACGATCTCCAGGGAACGCTGGTCTGGGGAAAATACTATGATCCGAAAAAAAAGGAATTCGTCCCCTGGCCCGATCTTCCCACGCGCATCGACGATTCCCTGCGCAGCCTGATCACCCATAAAAGCGAAAGCGATGCCCATGTCGCATTGTTCATGAGTTCGACCGGTCCCATGCTGCTCGCGGCCCGCCCGATCGTGCATACCGGTTTTGTCGGACCCATTCGCGGAACCCTGATGATGGCACGACAACTGGACGAACGTCTCGTGGAGGAACTGATCCATCAGACCCATGTTCCTTTTCAGGTATTTGCCGCCGACCGGGACGGCCATTTTGCCGAGACGGAGCGTCCCATCGTCAAACACCTCATGGCGGGCAATCCCTCCCTGTGGCGGGATGAAGGGGAGGATCGCCGCATCGGCCATGCCCTGCTCCGGGATTTCCACGGTCGTCCCGGCATCCTGATTCGCGCGGAAACCACTCGTGAAATCAGCCACGAGGGTCATGCGGCCTATTGGAGCACCCTGGTTTCCAACCTGATCCAGGGAATGGTCATGCTGGCCCTCCTTCTGACAGCCCTCCATCGCCTGGTGATCCGCCCCCTGATCCATCTGAATGCCCAGATTTCCACGGTCGCGACGCAGGGCGATCTGACCCAAAGGACCAACCTGGACAGAAACGATGAAATCGGAACCCTGGCCCGGCAATTCGACCGCCTGATCACCAACCTTGCCGACATCGTGGGCAAGATCCATCTGCACGCCCACACCCTGGAAACATCGGTCAAGGCGCTTGAATCAAGCAAGGAAACCCTGGAAAAGGATGCCCAGGCCTCACAGACGCTGGCGGTCGAAACCATCGCCGCCTACCGGATCCTGGAGGCCGACATGGAAACGATCCGGCAGGCGGTCACCATCACCAACCAGGAAGTGGCGGGAATGACCACCGCCACCGGCGGCCTTGGCGCCAATCTGGAAAACATCACCCGCGCCACCAGCCAGGCCGGTCTTCAGATCGACGCCATGGAAACCTCCGCCCGGGCAATCACCGGACATATCGACGGGGTCCGGGACAACCTTGACCAGGTCGAAGGATCCATCCAGTCCATCTCCGTTGCCATCACCGACCTTGCCGAAAGCCTTGCCGAAGTCCGCAACCAGTCCGGCGCCACGGCCCGTGAATCGGAACAGGCCCGCCGCCATGCCGACACCGCCAACGAGGTCACCCAAAGACTGTCGCATTCCGCCACCTCCATCGGCCAGGTGGTCGAAGTCATCAACAACATCGCCGAACAAACCAACATGCTCGCCCTGAACGCCTCCATCGAAGCCGCTGGCGCCGGCAGCGCCGGGGCCGGTTTTTCCGTCGTCGCCGACGAGGTCAAGGTCCTGGCGCAAAAAACCGCTCAGGCCACCGAAATGATCTCGGAACGGATCCAGGACATCCAGGACATATCCCGGGACAACGGTCGGGCCTTTTCCGCCGTCACCACCTCCATCGACCGCATCCATCGGGGCAACCAGACGATCGCCATCGCCGTCAAACTGCAAAGCGACCGTCTCGACGACATCTCCCGGGCGATCGGCGGCGTCACCCAGGCCTCGGGAGCGGTGCTCGACCGGGTCGGCGAACTCGGTAACGCCGCGCTCGATGTCACCCGTTCGGTCGCACAGGTCGTTCAGGATACCCGCGAAATCGCCCGTTCGGTCGATGAAGCCTCCAACGAGGCGAAACGACTCGTGGAACAAAGCGGCACCATGGACAAAACCGCCCGCCAGATGCACGAGTCCACCCTTCGTGGTACCGAAACGACAACTCTTGCCCACCAACGCCTCGATGCCATCATCCGTCAAATTCATCTGCTTACCGGCATGATCCATCGCATGGCCCACCTTGTCGCCACGACCGCCACCCCCGGCCATCACCTCCTCGAAGCGGCGCAAACCCTCGACATCGGTCCCGCCCCCTTCGATGTCGGCAGCATCAAAAGTCGAATCCTCGAACTTTCGGCCCCTGTCGAACAACAACCCGGACCTGAAACCGATCCCCCCGCACCCACCCACCACTTCGAGGCATTCGACCGGGACGTGGCGCAGATTCTCCTGGAAACCTGTACCCATGCCGGCCTGCCACGGGAACCGTTCGTCGAAGCCTTTGCCGAACTGAAAAATATCCTTCACAATCCAGGTGAAGATACAGACGATTCATCGGCTCGAATCCAGGCGCGCATTTTCTCGTTGATCGATGCGCTTTATCTTCACTGCCTCGGCCTTTCCAGGAAATAG
- a CDS encoding glycosyltransferase, with protein MTLPTLIPAPDLSVLMSVHDGEAFLSDAIASIHRQTWTDFEFILIDDASTDATSRIINAWAARDSRIRPVTNECNLGLTRSLNKGIALARGRWIARLDADDIALPDRLERQRSFLDRHPDIGILGSAALVVNPGNDPPETCQINPATHEEICWQLLLVNPFFHSTVMFERAIALRHPYDETLRFSQDFELWGRLLRVTRGANLEDPLVRLGRHENRVSVRHARLQSDIGQGIIERRLAALSPGFHRDGATLRIMRQIMQTDWPIPNETNAAWSGLFTLFAAFRDNQVHDPSLLAPLGQRLVKRFLLSLFSSGGVPPSPMLIAQILTDFPRDTMEILFKEIRKRVFSTRKSAT; from the coding sequence ATGACGCTGCCAACCTTGATACCCGCGCCGGACTTAAGCGTCCTGATGAGCGTCCATGACGGCGAAGCATTTCTTTCGGATGCGATCGCGAGCATACACCGGCAAACCTGGACCGATTTTGAATTCATCCTCATCGACGATGCCTCGACCGACGCGACAAGCCGGATCATCAACGCCTGGGCGGCGCGAGATTCGCGGATCCGCCCGGTGACCAATGAGTGCAATCTTGGATTGACACGCTCCCTGAACAAGGGGATCGCCCTGGCCAGGGGACGTTGGATCGCCCGGCTCGATGCCGACGACATCGCCTTGCCTGACCGTCTGGAACGGCAACGCTCCTTCCTCGATCGCCATCCCGACATCGGCATTCTGGGGAGCGCAGCCCTGGTGGTCAATCCGGGAAATGATCCACCGGAAACCTGCCAGATCAATCCGGCCACGCATGAGGAAATATGCTGGCAACTGCTCCTGGTCAATCCGTTCTTCCATTCCACCGTCATGTTCGAGCGGGCCATCGCCCTGCGCCATCCTTATGACGAAACCCTCCGTTTCAGTCAGGATTTCGAACTCTGGGGCCGTTTGTTGCGTGTGACGCGGGGCGCGAACCTGGAAGACCCCCTGGTCCGTCTCGGACGCCATGAAAACCGTGTCAGCGTCCGCCATGCCCGACTTCAGTCCGACATTGGCCAGGGGATCATCGAACGCCGTCTGGCCGCCCTGTCGCCCGGATTTCACCGCGATGGCGCGACCCTTCGCATCATGCGCCAGATCATGCAAACCGACTGGCCCATCCCCAATGAAACCAACGCGGCATGGAGCGGCCTGTTCACCCTTTTTGCCGCCTTCCGCGACAACCAGGTCCACGATCCATCACTCCTTGCCCCCCTGGGACAGCGACTCGTCAAACGATTTCTGCTGTCGCTGTTCTCTTCCGGTGGCGTCCCGCCATCCCCGATGCTCATTGCCCAAATCTTGACCGACTTTCCCCGCGATACGATGGAAATACTGTTCAAGGAGATCCGAAAACGGGTATTCTCGACAAGAAAATCGGCGACGTAA